Part of the Novosphingobium sp. ZN18A2 genome, AACCAGGGTCTTTCGCAGCGCCGCGCCGATGCGGTTCGCGATTACCTTTCCGGCCACGGTGCAACGGCAACGATCGAGACGCACGCCTTTGGGGAATCCAACAACCGCGTGCCGACGGCAGACGGAGTTCGCGAACTCCAGAACCGCCGCGTAGAGATCACGGTCGAGTAATCGGGAGGGGATGTCATCATGTCTATCAGCAAGACTCTGGCGATGAGCCTGGCGATGGCCCTTGCCGGCACGGCAACATCGGCCATCGCGCAATCCGCAGGCCCGGTTTCGATGAAGGATGCGATCGTTACGGCGGTCAATTCCAATCCGGAAATCGCGCAGGCGCAATACAACAAGGAAGCGATCCAGTTCGAACGCAAGCAGGCGCAGGGCCTCTATGCGCCGCGCGTCGATGTGGAGACGTCGGCGGGCTGGCGTAACCTCGACAACGCCACGCGCCGCAGTCTCGGCATTGCCGGACAGAACCTGTACCCGGTCAGCGCGGAAGCGCGGGCCGAATGGGTGGCGCTGGATTTCGGCCGCCGTCACGGTGAACTGCTGCGGCAGGCCGCCCGTGTTGACGGTGCGTCGCTTCGCGTGGTCGAACGTTCGGAATTCATCGCGCTGCAGGTGGCCCGCCAGTATCTTGACGTGTTGCTTCAGCAGCGCGTTGTCGCGGCGAGCCAGGACAACGTCTCGTTCCACCGCTCACTGGTGAGCGATCTTGGAGAAGGCGTGCGGCAGGGATCGATTTCGGTCGCGGACCAGCAGCAGGCGGAGGAACGCCTGCAGGCGGCCCTTGTCCGCCAGTCAGAGGCCGAACAGTCGCTTACCGAAGCCAAGATCAAGCTCCGCCGCCTGACCGGGCTGGATATCGATCAGGTGGTGATGCCGCCGACGCTGGCCGACGGCTTGCCCGGAACGCTTTCCGAAGCGGTTGGCCTGGCGCGGACCCAGAACCCCCTCGTGCGGGAGGCGGAAGCCGATGTCGATTCGGCCAATGCCCATGCGGACAGCGTTCGCGGTGACGGGTTTCCGAAGATCGGCGTCGATCTGTCGGGCCGCATCGGTGACGACATTGACGGCTTCAAGGGCACCACGCGCGATGTGCAGGCGCGGGTGTTCATGCGCTGGAACATCTTCGACGGCGGTATCAACCGCGCCAACTATCAGGAGATGGTCCGCCGCGCGAGCCAGGCCCGCTATCATCTGTACCAGGTCGCGCGTGAGGCCGAGGAAGACGTGCAGGTCGCTTGGACGTCTCTGAAGACGCACGGACGCGTGACGCAGCAACTGCAATCGCAGAGCCGCGTTTCGGACGACCTTCTGCTGTCCTATCGCAGCCAGTTCAACGTCGGCCGCCGGTCGCTGCTTGACGTGCTGGATGCGCAGAACACGCGTTACAGCGTTCAGGTGCGCCTTGAAACGTCGCGCTTTTCCGAAGTTTTCGCGCGCTATCAGGTGCTTGCGGCAACCAACCGGTTGCTGACCGCACTCGATGTGGCGCCGGGAGCGGGGGCAGGCGCGAACGAACGCGGACGCTTCAACTATGGGCCGCCGCGGCCCGCGGAAACGCAATACCGCACAATGCCTTGAGCTTGCACCGTGCATTGACCTGCACCGTGCCCTGACGGGTCGCATTCTAAGTCCGGCAACCGCAAAGGCGGGCCGGACACCAACTGGAAAGAACACGGCATGGCCGAAGGGCCCGGAAACGATTTGCACACAGGCGATGCCCTCATCGACTGCATCGGCCAGGTTGCGGAGCGTTTCGGGGTAACCTTCGCGCCGGGGATGTTCGCGTCTTTGGCGCGCCATCCCGACGGGCGGTTGCCGCTGCACCAGGCAGAGCCCGCGCTGGAACTGCTGGGCCTCAATTGTGATGTGTCGCGCCGTGCCAGGCTGCCCTCGCGGCCGGAAAACTATCCGGCGATCGTTTCGCTTGGCGAAGCGGGCGCCGTGGTGGTCCACGAGGTCAAGGATGGCGAGGCGCTGGTTTGGCGGCCCGGTCCGGCAACAGCCCAGTGGGAAAAACTGTCCGATATCGCCGATGAATACGCTGGCTGGATGGCCACCGTTTTCGGCGATCCTTCGACCATGCGCGACGCGGGCGCGCCCTGGCAGCAGAGGGCGCAGAGCCACTGGTTCTGGAGCGAACTTTACAAGCTGCGGCGCGAATTCTGGCCGGTGCTGCTGGCTTCCGTCATCATCAATTTCCTGGCGCTGGCCTATCCGCTGTTTTCGATGAACGTCTATGACCGCGTGATCCCGAACCGCGCGCAGGCGACGCTGTGGGTTCTTGCGGTCGGCGTTCTGATCGCCTTCGCGCTGGATTTTTCGCTGCGCCGGGCGCGCACCCGCGTGCTTGACCAGATCGGCCGCGATCTTGACCTGAAACTGTCCGAAAAGATCTATTCCAAAGTGCTTTCCGCGCCGCTTGCGGGACGCAAGGGGCATACCGGCAACCTTGTTGCGCGCGTTTCGGAATTTTCGATCGTCCGCGATTTCTATGCATCGACCACGATCGTGCTGATCGTGGACATGGCCTTCCTTGTGCTGTTCATCGCGGTGATCAGCTATATCGCCGGCTGGCTGGCGCTGGTGCCGCTGGTCGCGGCGGCCTGCATGGGGATATTCGGGCTGCGCCTGCAACGCAAGGTCAGCCGCGTCGCGCTTGAGGCGCAGGCGGATTATGGCCTTCAGCAGACGCTGCTGGTGGAATCGATCTCCGGCATGGAAACGCTGAAAAGCCTGGCGGGCGAGGGCGTGATGCTGGGGCGCTGGCGCCGCATTTCCGAAGTCGGATCGCATTCGCAGCGCCGGCTGCGCGATATAAGCTCCGCCGCGATCGGGCTGGCATCCACATTCCAGCAAGTTTGCAGCATCGGGCTGGTGGTTGGCGGTTATTACCTTTTCGCGGCCGGCCAGATCACCATGGGTTCGATCATCGCCATCGTGATGCTGGCGACCCGATCACTTTCACCCGCCGCGCAGTTCGCATTCTTGCTGACGCGCAGCCAGCAGGCGCGCAAGGTTCTGGATACCCTGCAGGAACTGTGGGCCGAGCAAGACGAGCGCAAGATGGGAAGCGCCTCGCTCACACCGTCCGTGCACAGCGCGAACGTGGTGACGGAAGGGCTGGCGTTCACGTATCCCGAAAGCTCCACGCCGTCACTCAGCAACATCAACATCACCATCAATCCGGGCGACCGCATTGCCATCGTCGGCCGGGTTGCATCGGGCAAGTCCACGCTGGGCCGCGTGCTGTGCGGCCTTTACCAGCCGACAGACGGCGCGATGCGCATCGACGGGATCGACAGCCGCCAGTACCGCCCGCAGGACTTGCGTGAGGCGTTTCGCTTCGTCGGGCAGGACGCGGCGCTGTTCAGCGGATCGGTGAAAGACAACCTTGCCATCGGCGCGGGTATCGTCAGCGACGACCAGCTGCTGGAAGCGCTGAAAAAGGTGGGCGCGGACGAGTTCCTGTCACGCGATGAAAGCGGCTTCGATCGCGGTGTGGGCGAATCGGGAATCAGGTTGTCCGGCGGCCAGCGTTCGTTTCTTTCGCTTGCGCGGGCGATGGTCCGCCCGGCCAAGCTGCTGTTCCTCGACGAGCCGACAGGCGCGATGGACAGCCAGAGCGAGCAACTATTTGTCGAACGCCTGTCCCGTTCCATGACACCTGGCCAGACACTTCTTATCGCGACGCACAGACCGGCACTTTTTACCGTGTGCAACCGCCTGATCGTACTCGACAAGGGGCAGGTTGTGGCGGACGGTCCGCGGGATGAAATCATCTCGTCGGCAGGGGGAGGGCTGAAATCATGAACGGAGCGCAAGACGTTCTCGATCTTGAATTGCCCTGGACCATTCGTCCCGCGTCGCCGGCTTCGCCGCGCCGCCGTGCCGTGGTTATCGCGCTTTGTGCGGGCGCTGCGCTGGTTGCCGCGGCAGGCGCCGGCCTCGCCTATGGTGACCGCGCCGCAACCGCGCTCGGCCTGTCCGGAAATGCGGGTCCGGCGGTGCGCCTTTCGATGGACGACGTGCGCAACGTCGAACAGATGACGGTTGACGACAAGTCGCAGATCCTTGTCGAGGGCGCGGAAGCCGAAACGCGCAACGCGGCCATTCCCGTATCGGGCCTGCCGCTGGAAAAGGCCGCCAGCCTTGTCATCCCCATGACCGACGGCCCGGCCTACACCACGGCGCTGCGCTGCCTGACGCAGGCGGTCTATTACGAAGCGGCGACCGAGCCGCTGGAAGGGCGGCGCGCGGTGGCGCAAGTCGTGCTCAACCGCGTTCGCCACCCGGCCTATCCGAACAGCGTTTGCGGCGTCGTCTATGAAGGATCGCAGCGCAGCACCGGTTGCCAGTTCAGCTTCACCTGCGACGGTTCGCTGCTGCGCAGGCCAATGCCCGGCCCCTGGCGCGCGGCAGAGGCCGTGGCCAAGGCGGCGCTGGGCGGAGCGGTCGATCAGGGCGTGGGCACGGCCACCAACTATCATGCCGATTATGTGCTGCCGCGCTGGGCATTCACTCTGGCGAAGATCGAACAGGTGGGCCGTCATATCTTCTATCGCTTCAATGGCAGTTGGGGCAGGCGCGCGATGTTCGATGCCCGCTACAGCGGTAGCGAACATATCCCGCAGATCGATTATGCCGCGCTGCGCCAGCGTCTTTTCGCTTCGGCGGGCGGCATGGAAGAGGACAAGCAGCTTGTGCCGGGGCTGACGGTCACGCCCAAGGTGACGGACCGCCACGCCGAAAACGACGTGGGCGGAAGGCTTGACGTAACCAAGCAGTGGCGGCTTTCCATTCCCGATCCGGTGAACGCCAGCAGCCAGTATCGCTCCGCGATTGCGCAGGACGCAGCCCCGGCCGAGCAGGCCAAGCCCGATACGCGCCTGGCGGGCATCCGCCAGCCCGCGCCCGCAATCCCCGGTGCCGCTTCCGGCGAAGGTCAGGTGGTGCAACAATGAGCGGACCTTTGGCGGCGCTGAAAGAGCGCACGGGTTACGGAAACTGGGACGCAAGCAGGCGGCTGATCGTCCTTTCCGCGATTGCCGTGACGCTTCTTGTCGTATGGGCCGGTTTCGCGCGAGTGGACGAAGTGACGCGCGGCATGGGCAAGGTCATCCCGTCCAGCAAGGCGCAGCTTGTCCAGGCGGCCAGTCCGGCAACGGTAACCTCTATCCTGGTGAAGCCCGGACAGATGGTGAAAAAGGGAGAGCTTCTGGTGAAGCTCGACGATTCCCAGTCCTCGTCCGCGCTTGGCCAGCTGGAGGCGGAGAACGAGCGTCTGTCCGCGCGCGCGGCCCGGCTTGAGGATGAAGGTACCGGCTCAAACAAGGATGATTGCGGCGTCGGCACCGCTTGTGCGGAAGAAGCGCGTCTTTCCGAAGTCCGGCGGCAGGCCGCGCAAAGCCGGCAGAACGCGCTTCAGGCGCAAGTGGAACAGCGGCAGCGCGATCTGAAGGAAGGGCAGGCGACCGTCGCGTCGCTGCAAACCAGCGTCCGCCTTGCGCAGGATCAGGTGAACATGCTCGCCCCGCTGGCCGCGAAGGGGATCGTCCCGAAGACCGACCTGCTCGACGCGCAGCGCCAGCTGGTCGATGCGCAGGGGCGGCTGTCCGCCGCGCGCCAGGGCGTCGGCCGCGCACAGGCGGCGATCCGCGAGGCGCAGGCGCAGTTGCGGCAGGCAAAGTTCGATTTCCGGCAGGATGCGCTTAACGAACGCAGCGAGATCACCACGAAGATCGCGGTGAACGAACAGACCATCAAGGGCGCCGAAGCGCGGCTGGAACGCAACGAGTTGCGCGCACCGGCAACCGGCTATGTCAACGATATGCAGGTCACAACCGTCGGCGGCTTTGTGAATGCGGGCGAAAAGCTGATGCAGATCGTCCCGATTGGCGAAAAGCTGCTGGTCGAAGCGCGCGTTGCGCCCAAGGACATTGCCTTCATCAAGGTCGGGGACCAGGCCAACGTGAAGATCACCGCCTATGATTTTTCGATTTACGGCGGGCTCAGCGGCAAGGTGCGCAACATCAGCGCGGACAGCATCTATGACGAAGCCGAAAAGCAGGCCTATTACAGCGTGACGGTCGAAACCGACCGCGCCTATATCGAAAAGAACGGCAAGCGGCTTCCCATCATGCCGGGCATGATCTGCGACGTTGAAATCGTGACTGGCAGCAAGACGGTGCTGACTTACCTGTTCAAGCCCGTCCTTCGCGCGTTCGACCAGGCTATGACCGAACGTTGAGTACGATCAGCGGCTGATCGTTCCCGTGGGATAGGCCACGATGTCGGTTGTGCGTGAAAAGCCGTGCAGCCACTTGTGGTCCGTGCTGAACGACATGATCGGCAGGTAATCGTAATCGCGCGAGGCATCGAGAACCTTGTCGGTCGCATTGTCCAGCAGCCAGTATCTGCCGCCGGACTTCACCACCAGCATCGCGTGATCGGCGTTGCGCACCCGGTCGCGCGCGATCGTCAGGAACATGTCGGATGCGGGCACGCCAAGCGCGGCAAGCATCTGCATCTTGACGATCGCGATGTCCTCACAATCGCCGGCCCTGCGGCGCAACGTTTCGCCCGCGTTGGCCCAATAGTCGGCGCGGTGGTAAAGGTCGCTGTCTTCGCGGTAGCGAATATGCTCGTTCGACCACGCATTCACGGCCGCCAGCTTTTCCGACATCGGCTCATTGCGCGTCGTGGGTACCAGTGCTTCTGCCGTCGAACGGCGCACGCGGGCCTTGCGCACGCGGTTCCATTCGGAATCGAAGCCGGTCCTGCTTACGGCAACGCGCGCGCTGGCAAGGAAATCGTCCGGACTGGCGGGCGCTTTCAGGCCCGGCTGGAACGTGCCCAGCGGCGCCTGCGGCAGCGTGAAGGACTGGCAGCGCGCACCGCCCGCTGCGGGCAGAGGCAGCGCTGCGGGCGTGGCCGGCACTTGTGCGGCTTGCGCTGACTGCTGTTGCCGCGCGATCATTTCCAGACGGCTGACGTGGCCGCCAAGGATCGCCTCCGACTTGCTGCGCATCGGTTGCAGGCTGGCCGGCTGTGGTGCGACAAGGCGCGGCACCGGCCATGCAGAGCAACCGTCCTGCGCGGCCATTACGGATAGCGTGGTCATCGGCAGAGACGTAACCAGCGAAATCGATGCGTGGGCAGGGGCTGGCGTCGCGATCTGGATCGCGGCGCAAGCTCCGGCAGCCATCAGGAATCGTGATCCTTTCATGGCGCCGCTTTTCGCAGCGCAAAGTCACTACTGGGTTGAACGGCATGGTTGCCGCCGAATTAACCGTAAATCCGCTTTAGGTGGAATTACCTCATGGCTTCGCGGCCGTTTCCGCCGCCTTCATGGATCATCTTGGTTTATTGCGTGCCAAGCACCGCGCGCGAAGCGGCCTCTATCCGGCTCCGCGACATAAGGCGGATCGTGGATGTGCCCTTGGCCAGAACCTGGCCCTGGGCGTCCAGCAGGTGCCCTTCGGCAAAACAGGTGGAGCGGCCGCCCTGTTCGATCCATCCTTCCGCCGTCAGCATGCCGGGCCTGACCGGCGCGAAGAAGCTGATCTTCAGTTCAAGCGAGACGGGCGTCACGTCGTCGTCCCCGCGTTCATGGTGCAGGCCGATGATCGCGTGGGCCATCGCCGCGTCGATCCAGCCGCTGACAAAGCCGCCCTGGACCACTCCGCCCGAATGGCACATGTGCATCCCGGCCAGGAACTCCATGGTTGAGCGGCCACCGGTCATCGCGACAATGCGCTGCAGGCCAAGCGTTTGCAGCATCTCGTTCGGTGCTGTGCCGGTTACCGTCGTCATGTTTTCATCCATCTCCCGATTTGCCTGCGCACCTATCGCGAACGCCCACGCGCCGTAACCGGCCACAGGTCGACCAGCGTGTTGCCGCTGACCACGTGATAGGTGTCATAAAGATTGACCGTGGGGTCGCAATGGGGCGCGCGCAGGGTCACGATGCTGTCCAGCTCCGGCAGGTTGCCCGCCATGTTGACGAGCGCGCCCTGTTCGTCGCCCATGAAGAAGAATGCGGTTCCTTCGGCAGCCCCTTCCGCGATCGTCGGCGGCTCCGCATCGGTGGCAAGCGACTTGAAGCCCGCATCCAGCGTGACCATGCCCGGTGAATTGGCACTGATCACGCGGCTGTCTATCATCAGCGCCGTCTCGAACGGCACTTCGTCTTCCTCGCCGGTCAAGGCGCAGGCCCGATACTGGTCGTCCATGAACACGTAGGAGCCGACCTGGAGTTCGGTGAACAGGCCCAGCGCCGCATCGATCCGGTGCGTGCCGGTGCCTCCGCCGGTAACGATGGGCGGCTTGCCGCCCGCCTGTTCCAATGCATCCAGAACGCCGCGCAGGTATTCCGCACGCTCGCGCATCGCGGCTTCGCGTTCGGCGAAGCTTTCGATATGTTGTTGCAGCCCGCAATAATACTGCACGCCGCCATAGAGCAG contains:
- a CDS encoding DSD1 family PLP-dependent enzyme yields the protein MNDEQLHRHLVGRQGSRRDLNTPVLVIDRDALDRNIARMADFAGANGLKLRPHAKTHKSADIARRQIAAGALGVCCAKLGEAEALADEGITGILITSPVVSAPAIERLIALNDRCEGLMCTADNPMAARAIAAAIAASGGPPLTVLVDIDPGIHRTGVADAQAAVALFRTIAAEPSLLYGGVQYYCGLQQHIESFAEREAAMRERAEYLRGVLDALEQAGGKPPIVTGGGTGTHRIDAALGLFTELQVGSYVFMDDQYRACALTGEEDEVPFETALMIDSRVISANSPGMVTLDAGFKSLATDAEPPTIAEGAAEGTAFFFMGDEQGALVNMAGNLPELDSIVTLRAPHCDPTVNLYDTYHVVSGNTLVDLWPVTARGRSR
- a CDS encoding cell wall hydrolase, with the translated sequence MNGAQDVLDLELPWTIRPASPASPRRRAVVIALCAGAALVAAAGAGLAYGDRAATALGLSGNAGPAVRLSMDDVRNVEQMTVDDKSQILVEGAEAETRNAAIPVSGLPLEKAASLVIPMTDGPAYTTALRCLTQAVYYEAATEPLEGRRAVAQVVLNRVRHPAYPNSVCGVVYEGSQRSTGCQFSFTCDGSLLRRPMPGPWRAAEAVAKAALGGAVDQGVGTATNYHADYVLPRWAFTLAKIEQVGRHIFYRFNGSWGRRAMFDARYSGSEHIPQIDYAALRQRLFASAGGMEEDKQLVPGLTVTPKVTDRHAENDVGGRLDVTKQWRLSIPDPVNASSQYRSAIAQDAAPAEQAKPDTRLAGIRQPAPAIPGAASGEGQVVQQ
- a CDS encoding transglutaminase-like cysteine peptidase, which translates into the protein MAAGACAAIQIATPAPAHASISLVTSLPMTTLSVMAAQDGCSAWPVPRLVAPQPASLQPMRSKSEAILGGHVSRLEMIARQQQSAQAAQVPATPAALPLPAAGGARCQSFTLPQAPLGTFQPGLKAPASPDDFLASARVAVSRTGFDSEWNRVRKARVRRSTAEALVPTTRNEPMSEKLAAVNAWSNEHIRYREDSDLYHRADYWANAGETLRRRAGDCEDIAIVKMQMLAALGVPASDMFLTIARDRVRNADHAMLVVKSGGRYWLLDNATDKVLDASRDYDYLPIMSFSTDHKWLHGFSRTTDIVAYPTGTISR
- a CDS encoding ATP-binding cassette domain-containing protein, yielding MAEGPGNDLHTGDALIDCIGQVAERFGVTFAPGMFASLARHPDGRLPLHQAEPALELLGLNCDVSRRARLPSRPENYPAIVSLGEAGAVVVHEVKDGEALVWRPGPATAQWEKLSDIADEYAGWMATVFGDPSTMRDAGAPWQQRAQSHWFWSELYKLRREFWPVLLASVIINFLALAYPLFSMNVYDRVIPNRAQATLWVLAVGVLIAFALDFSLRRARTRVLDQIGRDLDLKLSEKIYSKVLSAPLAGRKGHTGNLVARVSEFSIVRDFYASTTIVLIVDMAFLVLFIAVISYIAGWLALVPLVAAACMGIFGLRLQRKVSRVALEAQADYGLQQTLLVESISGMETLKSLAGEGVMLGRWRRISEVGSHSQRRLRDISSAAIGLASTFQQVCSIGLVVGGYYLFAAGQITMGSIIAIVMLATRSLSPAAQFAFLLTRSQQARKVLDTLQELWAEQDERKMGSASLTPSVHSANVVTEGLAFTYPESSTPSLSNINITINPGDRIAIVGRVASGKSTLGRVLCGLYQPTDGAMRIDGIDSRQYRPQDLREAFRFVGQDAALFSGSVKDNLAIGAGIVSDDQLLEALKKVGADEFLSRDESGFDRGVGESGIRLSGGQRSFLSLARAMVRPAKLLFLDEPTGAMDSQSEQLFVERLSRSMTPGQTLLIATHRPALFTVCNRLIVLDKGQVVADGPRDEIISSAGGGLKS
- a CDS encoding HlyD family type I secretion periplasmic adaptor subunit, with protein sequence MSGPLAALKERTGYGNWDASRRLIVLSAIAVTLLVVWAGFARVDEVTRGMGKVIPSSKAQLVQAASPATVTSILVKPGQMVKKGELLVKLDDSQSSSALGQLEAENERLSARAARLEDEGTGSNKDDCGVGTACAEEARLSEVRRQAAQSRQNALQAQVEQRQRDLKEGQATVASLQTSVRLAQDQVNMLAPLAAKGIVPKTDLLDAQRQLVDAQGRLSAARQGVGRAQAAIREAQAQLRQAKFDFRQDALNERSEITTKIAVNEQTIKGAEARLERNELRAPATGYVNDMQVTTVGGFVNAGEKLMQIVPIGEKLLVEARVAPKDIAFIKVGDQANVKITAYDFSIYGGLSGKVRNISADSIYDEAEKQAYYSVTVETDRAYIEKNGKRLPIMPGMICDVEIVTGSKTVLTYLFKPVLRAFDQAMTER
- a CDS encoding TolC family protein; its protein translation is MSISKTLAMSLAMALAGTATSAIAQSAGPVSMKDAIVTAVNSNPEIAQAQYNKEAIQFERKQAQGLYAPRVDVETSAGWRNLDNATRRSLGIAGQNLYPVSAEARAEWVALDFGRRHGELLRQAARVDGASLRVVERSEFIALQVARQYLDVLLQQRVVAASQDNVSFHRSLVSDLGEGVRQGSISVADQQQAEERLQAALVRQSEAEQSLTEAKIKLRRLTGLDIDQVVMPPTLADGLPGTLSEAVGLARTQNPLVREAEADVDSANAHADSVRGDGFPKIGVDLSGRIGDDIDGFKGTTRDVQARVFMRWNIFDGGINRANYQEMVRRASQARYHLYQVAREAEEDVQVAWTSLKTHGRVTQQLQSQSRVSDDLLLSYRSQFNVGRRSLLDVLDAQNTRYSVQVRLETSRFSEVFARYQVLAATNRLLTALDVAPGAGAGANERGRFNYGPPRPAETQYRTMP
- a CDS encoding PaaI family thioesterase translates to MTTVTGTAPNEMLQTLGLQRIVAMTGGRSTMEFLAGMHMCHSGGVVQGGFVSGWIDAAMAHAIIGLHHERGDDDVTPVSLELKISFFAPVRPGMLTAEGWIEQGGRSTCFAEGHLLDAQGQVLAKGTSTIRLMSRSRIEAASRAVLGTQ